In Lepeophtheirus salmonis chromosome Z, UVic_Lsal_1.4, whole genome shotgun sequence, the genomic window GTTTTTCATTCAAGGTACCTCTCTTCTCccaaatgattaaaaagttatatagtaTGTCGGCTAACTCTACTATTATCTATTATATTAGTCGTAAGATATAGCAGAAGATTTTTATGGGGATAATGAAAAATCCCTTCTTGGAATTGAGAGTTACTGGATCGGGTACTCTGTTTCATGCTTCTGATGAGGGTTACTATTTGTTATAGACTCCTAGCAGGAGTAATGTACAAAGAAATTGAGCCTACCCTCAAACAAAAGATGGAGAACCcccaaaaaagatttatatggaATAGGAACATAACGTATATATCTAGAAAGGTTAAGGCATCTGTTGATTCTTTGaacgataataaaaaaattagggcAATTATTATAGAGTTATTCAAAGTAtgtttttcaatgtttaattgCTTACTCCTGTTATATGTTTAGAGAAAAGGCAGAGTAGTAAGtagattatgaatattaaaatagcATGAACACGCCGCCATCTTAAGGATagctaaataaaaatacaaaatattttgttcatatttagtttgtttatgctcaaattataaactaaacgatcttactataaactataattataaaattagtacATTTCTACTGTAagacctccttgtatacaacatttctttttgtttctgtccattttttcaaatatattttaccctGGGATTGATATATTCTCATTACCATTCCCAACTTGACATGTTCCTTCtttaaccataatgaagattgaagatgaTTACTAAAGTTAACTCACTATTCCTTTTCCTCATTCCCTTTTTTAGTTTGTATTTAATAGACGTTCtcttagtacaataattcgtttttgtATCTACGTTTTTTTGGTACATTATTAAATCGACGACTCATACCTTCAAAAAACACACTCATACAGAggaaatcgatcttgttttatgaaaaaaatcaacttatttgcagaaaatcaaacttgccctccagagctcAGGAATCTAGTCTGATCAGAATTGAACATGACTCTACGTAcgtaatttaaaattctaaataacttttatttcatggttaaagtctgtatctgtctttatttttgaaataaatgcgtttttatcattctttttctAAGTGCATCATACACAGATAAATTACTTTAACACTATGTAGGCTATGGTTCAAAAGATCCATCTCAGTAACTCCAAATCACTTTTTGTTATTACATTTGTTTGGTATAGTCATGTTTACGATGATTAGTATTTTACGTAGTTAAGGAATATGAGTCTCAATAACATATGtgtatcgatttttttaaaaggcagataataggtatatattcatgaaaatctttttaattgcttcaaatcaattttaatgaAGGAGCATTTAGTAATAACATTGTtgagttcattattattttcactCTGCTTgagtgatgaaaatatttttaaagaaggagGCTGTCAACTCCTGGTGGATGCCTATGATAGAGCCGCTATGTATTCAAGAAACTTTATTGGAGGGCGAAGCAATCGATGGCCTAATGGAACTGTTCCATACACAATTACCTCACGTTTCTCTTCAAGTCAACGACAAACTATTATGGATTCTATGAAACACATTTCGGATCGAACATGtgtcaaatttgttgaaaaCACAAATCAAGCAAATTATGTAGAAATCTTCACTGGTAGAAGTGAGTGCTTTGCTACTCTCGGCTACAATGTTAGGAGATCACAAAGTGGCATTAACTTGggcaattttctttatataaaaaacatttatcgaaaataattttgaactttttaataagTCTTTgggaattattattcatgaattgcTCCACGTCCTTGGATTTGGTCATGAACAAACAAGACCTGATCGAGaccaatatattaaaattagctgggaaaatataaataatagagcCTATCACAACTCTTGGAGAGCTCTTGGGGAGAATGAATCTCCTACTATTCCAACCTGTAGAAAAGTAGGGATTGATCAATATGACAATTGTTATGTTGGATTTAGAACTTCAACCTTTGGATTAGCCTATGATTATGAATCCATTATGCACTATGGACTTAAAGAGTAAGGTCCAtcaaaaactatatacatatgtaagaatttattaatcaaaaaacctTTTCCCATGTAATTAGCTTTTCAACTAATGGTAAAAAcacaatttcattgaaaaattcGACCTTTGCTGGCTTTCCTAACAGAAGTGGAATGAGTAATTTGGATTTTCAAAAGATCAAAGTAGCCTATGAATGCCTAGATGCCTAGATTTTAGTTCTGAATAGCCACGTGTGTTGTTAGTAAACaaatgcaaaacaaaaaaatcaatcacaGCTAAAGATAAAACATACCAGAAGAACCGTTATATGTGAATTGCGTCGTACGTGAGGAAGGAGTAGACCCACAGGAAACATAACAAAGTAAAAGCTGACAAAAACGATCCCCCAGGTTCGTGGCTGGACTCAAAAAGTCCATTGATACAAATCCGAGCACCACATTGCCAATATCGCAGAGATCAGGAACGTGAGTAAGATGACCATCAAGAGAGCCATTAATGTAGACTTGGGATATATTTCTAGGCTCAAGGATGTCAAGCATCTCTTCAATATAGATTACAAAACCAGCAGGGTGATCAGAGGCAACAAAATCATCGACTCGATGAACCCAACTAAAGGattcttgagatttttttcaaacgaGAAAATTGTCATAGTTCACTGCACATCCAACCCCAGAAATGAAAGATGTTCTAATCCTTCTGACGCCCACCAATCAGGAAGGCGAAGAAGCCAGCCGGAGCCATGATCCTGGGTGTCATTTCCAGTGAGAGGGACGTAATATCCCCCCTCTTCTTCAAGAAAGACGAAACAGTGAGCTCGGACGTATACCTGAAGGTGCTTGAGGAGGAGGTCATTCCCTGGATGGATTGAGTAAGACAAGGAAGAAATTACTCCTTGCAATatgtggggaaaaaatatccTCACTTTTTGAGCTTAGATTTTTGGCCTGCAAAAAGCTCAGACCGGAAACCCATGTGATTTATATCTCTGAAGAAGGATCAAGCATGAGCCCTGTACCAAGTGTCATTCGTCTATAGAGACCCTGAAGAGTAAACTACCCTAACAATGACAAAGTTGGATCCGCACAAGTTAGTCCGGGATTTTCAAAGCTTCCATCACTGTGTGACCGAGATTATCAAGAGAGGAgaatctcattataaataattgaatgtcattaaatgcagtattcaaataaaaaaaaaattatggttctaCTCTTATGTAACTCCTTCATAATCagactttaaaatttttcctAAATTAGCATCCAACAATATTTTCAGGATCCGCCTAATGGTGGCAGTAGGCACTGTACTTCCAATAGCCTAGCGCttgtttaaaataacaatatgggatttatattctcaaaatgggttattttaaaagtaagggacattattttccttttaaaacatCATTAAATGATGTAAGGGCACAATATATCATAAAAGACGTACAAAGGCTTTAAAAAAGtgcattctaaaaataaaattcagttccaaaaaaaaaaaaacctcatatttttctttttttaaataattcaaaaaatacagtGGCCCGTACGTTGtattataaaaagtgaaaatattttttaataaaatccgtAGATTGGCATTCAGGTCATGTTCAAATCATTTGGCgtattgtacaaattttttaggaagaaaaacagaaaagaaaccacaaatcagttggtatttacttaattattccaaattaaatgattattcaACAATTGTAAATaagtgttcacagcttaacatgAGCTAATTCTCATTCAACCAATCAAGGATAAGAAAATTGATTATGGGAAAAgaattataaacataaacagctgacaaaaaaaaccCCTGCATAtgtttgtgttagtgaggtaaggCTCGGATAGTCCTCGCAAAAGCTGAGGACTGTCCTGAATAGAATCATGAaactgttataaatataattttaccaaGCTTCATAGAAATTCAAGGttataccaaggttaatagaaatacaaagttataacaTTACGCGTGTaagactgatgtttgacttccaccacgcctacaatattgacgtcatagtagatgagtggttgcctagtttgtcaaaatctgtctttcttgcccagcagtcggtacaatacattaaattgaaaattctatcaacAGTTACCttgtcatagactataagtggttgcgtgtttttggtcgaaatctgcctgtcttgttgagcagtcggtacaatacatcaggtTGACAATTCttgcaagcccaattacatgatgttctaaccttgtatttctattaaccttgaattttACAAGGTTACCAATGGGATATTTGTTTAGGTTAcgtgattaattatttttgttttttacgatatatttttttaattatgtatattttttctaagaagATTTAACAGAGTTAGAGCAAGGATGTATTAGCAAATATTTACATCACTTATCATTAACCTTTAAATAAACATCCTTTATGAATTCTTAATAGCAAGCATTTGTTCCAGGATGCCGTTTGAAGAAAGTTCAGTCTCCATAGTTGATAAGGGCATAAAAAACCTTGATCATTTGAAGAAGTTCCCTAAGATAACAAAGAAAATTACCCTTGCACATAATAGAATAAAAGTGATACCATTGGACTTTATTTTGTACTTTCGGTCAATAACACATTTGAATCTAACCAGGAATAAAATCCAAGATATTCCAAGTGAGTTTGGGCAATTAATTCAATTGAAGTATCTCAATTTATCAGGGAATAGAATTGAAGTGCTACCCTCAAGTATTGGGAATTTGATTCAACtcctttattttgatttatcagAGAATAAATTAAAGGATCTACCTAAAAACCTTTTTGGATTAactaaattaaatcatttacatCTCTCTGACAACCAAATATCCCTGCTTCCAAAGGATTTGGGGAATTTAAAGGAGCTCAAAGTTTTAGCACTCAGGTAAGTGATATTTATAGAGGGGATGGCAgcataaattcttttttatgataCGTAGCAATCATGAAGTAGAAATAGTAGAGGGCAGAGGCCTCTGTCGAGGGTGGGCTGGATGGgctgtatataaaaatttctaagaaatttaattcttctattttttccccccaaaaaatttaatttttcaattttttctccacaaaattaaatttttcgtctataactatgaatttttgaatttttttttaaaatttaatatttcccaaaaatttaattttgcaaatttctttacaaaaatttaatttttcaaatttctatataaaaatttaatttttcaaatttctttacagaaagtttaatttttcaaatttttttacagaatctttcactatttttggaaattttcttccaaaaaaagaaacagctgtggatttgttacaaaatttccaattttttttccaaaaggtttaattttattttaataattttggagtttttaaaattttttttttaaatttcgtatttgaaattattttccagaaaattttattttttgagaatagttatagGTTTtccaaagtttaaaaaaataatgaaatacatgAAATAGtattattgaaattgttttgtaatatttttttccaagaaaatgaatttttgaaatttttagttaacagctattgatttttgaaccttttcaaaaaaaaaaaaatccaaaaaccaagccctccccctcgccaaatgaaaatataatcctacagatTCCCCTGTAGGGATGGGCGTTATATCATTCTAGAGACAatattataaggttttttttggaaatagagTCAGTCGTTATCAGTCTTGGGAGTAGCGAAAAACGTGTgttatttgtgcaaaaaaatattccccaaaaatatttttacatgaatTTTTACTAatggaatttataaaattagtgcTCCATGCCACTAATAATGTTGATAGTGCCATAcagtgaaactgttctgagtaaaaataaattataaggggtacaaactcttccaagatggccaggaagatgccaatgatgatc contains:
- the LOC121130560 gene encoding uncharacterized protein: MPFEESSVSIVDKGIKNLDHLKKFPKITKKITLAHNRIKVIPLDFILYFRSITHLNLTRNKIQDIPSEFGQLIQLKYLNLSGNRIEVLPSSIGNLIQLLYFDLSENKLKDLPKNLFGLTKLNHLHLSDNQISLLPKDLGNLKELKVLALRDNLISEIDVELLMQLSALVELHLQGNKINYLPPDTISLCPNKRSGLNIFYLSGNPWILPIEEILDDKYYELDTLLRYCQSPAYKIIYGRRNRK
- the LOC121130448 gene encoding high choriolytic enzyme 1-like; this encodes MYSRNFIGGRSNRWPNGTVPYTITSRFSSSQRQTIMDSMKHISDRTCVKFVENTNQANYVEIFTGRSECFATLGYNVRRSQSGINLGNFLYINLGIIIHELLHVLGFGHEQTRPDRDQYIKISWENINNRAYHNSWRALGENESPTIPTCRKVGIDQYDNCYVGFRTSTFGLAYDYESIMHYGLKDFSTNGKNTISLKNSTFAGFPNRSGMSNLDFQKIKVAYECLDA